The genomic segment aaatatattgatgttttttttataattattcacatactttgttaaaattaaacatttttgaatttttttttctaaatactacagaacaacatttttaaaaagttcataTTTGTCCCAAGTTGGAATTGGTATTGGAAACAtgatttttaagcatttttagtAGACTGGTCCAAGTTGTAGCACCCTGGGTACAACTtgggacaaaaataaaaaaatgtactaaggtaaaactaaaatttttaaaaccattaaggTGTCAAAGAACAATTCAAGAGTAAACTTTTGACACCAAAATCAAGATTTTGGATATCCTAGTTCAGAAGTTATGCAAGCTTAAAGTTCAAAACTGTCCTAAGTTGTAGCATTTGacggaatattatatttttacattttagtaatagtacaataatattactaaaagaTACCTAATAGAATATGGAAaatctacaaaaataattagcatattaaaattagacTGGAGTAAATTATTAGCCTGCGTGCATCACCAAAGTTTAACTAAAAAgactaattttgaaaactacctGAAGGTGTAGGAGCAGTAGTAGTAGACAATTTACAGCGTTTTGATGGTTGTTCATGACTGCTAATTCTGCGCTTGGATTGTAGTTTTTCTGGTGGTTTAACTATTTCTATGAGtacattcaatattaatattatacattttttgaaatatatcgTTTTAAATACTACTACTTACTCTCAACTATTGTCTCTGGTTCTCTTTCAAGTGATTCCGTAACTGAtggttcatttatatttataccaagATTCCTACTAGAAATCTCAGCTAAGAACTGTAAATGTCTTTGATCAAGTAGAGCACCATCTCTATAATTTgtgataaaatgaaaatgttaataatgaaattacaatacattacaattaatataatatgaaaataaacagGAACCCCCAGtcttaataatgaaatattaaatttaactaataaaatatgtaaaatctatCATAAGTTAGTAGGTATGCTCTagtatttttgaattgttttgatcaatatttctttaaaaagaaaaagaaaataatcaatattgtacaatgcgttattgataatatgtacaatggTGCAGGAGCGATCTGCTATTTCTTTCAAATactcacactaatgatcacttacCATGCACGCATTTACACAAGTTACATGCTCACAAGCATCAACgagaaaacacagataatgttaccTTTACACCAAATATATTGAAGcaaacaacataaaattgtaatcACTGAACACAAATCTGCCATGATATCCAATTGTAATACAGAGCAAACATTAGTGGCATAGCCAGAAGGGGTTTTGGGtgtttgacccccccccccaccattgaTATTTCcaccctaataaatgtattatttatatatgaaaactgtaaaaaacttggtttaatttatacttaatccCCCTCCCACCATTGCATAATCTTGACTACGCCACTGGCAAACATTATGAGATTATGAAGTCatcttaaatctatattatattctactaatacaataaattacttttgtaGAATATTAGTATATTCTTCCATTTCTTCTTCCGTAGCACCCATCAATGTAATCATTGGTCTACGAAAAGATTGATTCATAGCATACATAGCTGAAGCTGCTTCTCTCTCTTCATAAAGTGCTTGAAGAgctttttttctttcttcttgATCATATTGTTCTTCTGATGTGCCAGTTGGACTGCCTGGTATGGTTTCTTCACAAAATAGAACACTATTTACATCAGATTCAGGATTATAAAAACTTTTGCTAGTACTAGGCAAAGAGTTTTCATAAAAACTGCTTTTGCTAGTACTTGGAATATTTTGATCATAGAAATCTTTGCTACTACAACTAGGAATATTGGGATCAAATAAACTACTTTTTCCTGGGACGTTTGTATCAAAAATGACATTTTTGACTGTTTGACTAGCTTCAAAGAAACTATTTTTTGTGTCACTACTAGTGTCAGTTTCATAGAAACTATCTTTGCTCGTTCCTGGTTGATTTATCGAATCAAAGAAACCTTTACTAGTACTAGGCTTATGAATGTCATATTCTGCAGCTTTACGATTGTACTCTATAACTAAAGCGTTATTGAGAGTATCTTCATCTACTATTTCTTCTCTACATTGTAATTCTGGTAGCACCATAGTTTTTTCTTTCTCAATTTTTACTTTAAcattttcaacttcaaaatCACATATTTTAGGCTTATCATTAATCGAAGGTACATTAATGGAAAGCTTAGTTCCGGTTTCAATGATTTCTCTATCTTCATCTGTAGGCGATCTTGAATTTGAATCAAATTCAAAACCAGATTttgtattttcatcaatattatcCATATAAAGTCTATTTTGACTCGAATGGTTTTCAAAATGTGAATACATTTGGAAACTTTGAATAAGAGCATTTTGAATGCTTTCATTACAAGATGTAGTACTTTCATCATCTGTATCTTTTGGTATACTTATATCTCTTTTTACTTGAGATGAACTTTTGCACTCTAATTCAATATTAGTGTGTACACTTGGTGGTAGTGGTGGCAGGGAATGTGTATCTATATTTTCATCAATTTGTCCATTGGAAGAATTATGTTCTTCGCTAATAACCACAAGATCAGAATCCATTTGATAATCAGtttctattttatcattttcagcTATTACCAATTTTGATtcatcatcatcttcatcatcatcatcttctTCAATGACCATACCATTGAGTTCATTTTGCTCTGGCATGCTAAAAATGTTGGTAGGTGGTGATTCAGGTGGTTTCATGCACAAATCCAAAACTTCATCTTTTAAATCGGAAACAGATTCATCCTGAAAATGTTGCTCAATTTCTTTTGTACTTGGCGTATCTACCGTAACATCACTTATCATTAAGTTTTGTGATTCATTAGACTCATTGTCAGATTGATTTCTCATAATTGGATTTTCGATTTCAtttataatgttcaaattttcattaactttcaTTTCAACATTATTATCAAATGAATAAATGCTATTGCTGTTAGGCACAAATGGTATCATGGACCCATTTTGTTCAACTACTTCCTCTAGTGCTGGAGAATCAATGACTCTTGGTAGCTCATCAGATTTTTCTAAGTTAAGTAATTTTGGCGAATCATGTCTGATAGATCTACAAAATTTGTCTTCAGTGACAGAAGAAATAGTATCAAAATTACACGATTCAGATTctttaaattcataaacatcTGTAACTggttcattaatttttggaacTTCTATTTCTATTTGTTGATCCAATATGAATGGTtctgtattttgaataatatcattattactattggTTGAAGTTGGCATTAGCCCCTTCATTTCTGATCTTATTTTGTTAAGATCAAAATCGGTACCAGATATTTTAGATTCATCAGATTTATCATCTAATGAAGAAGAGATGACAtcagttactttttttaattgattttgttcTTCATCTTCAGAGGACGATGAGTAATAAATGATACTAGAAATTTCTGACTTTGTTGGAATTGGTAAAGGCTCGGATTTAATTCTGACTTCTCCATTCCCACATTTTGTAGATTCTGTGATATGTTCTAGATCATTTCTTTCAGATTTTTCTTTAGGTGACAAATAATGATTTGGAGCAACTTTTGGCTCAATTTGCATAGTATTGTCTATTTTACTTTCACTATGTGTTTCTACAATTTCATCATCTGCATTTGGTTTTATACTATCACTTGGTGGTGGcatcacaaaattaaaatcaaacggCGGTTTAAGAGTAACTTTTTCACTAACTTCAACTTCTTCAGATTTATTGGCATGAACTTTAATCACACATGCCTTTGATTTTCTTGGTGCACTTCGCTGCATAAGTACTTCTTTACTAGGATATGTCTTAGGATAAAGCGTTTTTTTCTGATTATCAGTATCTAATGGCTCAGTTTTTATAACAACACCAGGTTCAGATTTTATGACTTTTTTCTTATTGTATTGTTTGGATGATCCCACACTTACTGTGTATTCTCCATCGGAATCAGAATTATCTacgaaataatacattatattattatattactaaaaatgcagttttttttcctaatatttgtttttaatcattatatctattttttgattatattaaacataagttTCAGTCTTATGCTGAATacaatcaatatatattataatttataactataaagtaaaaatattgaaaaattaaataggtttttaTGCATGAATTCCCAAACTTTATTTGAGATTTTTGCCAGAGTTTTTGTTTGaacatacatttattcaaatttgtattagaAATCTATTACAattgataacatatttaatttaatagaatttttgttttataaattatttagtggattgatattatttttaaatatctttttattatcattaattatacttatttttaattgatgtactaaattatattataagattacaaagtaaaaacaaattacatttacatttaagtttaataattttacaataaatcacaatttaattttttctaggtACATATACTGTCTATctatgaatttcaataaatataaattagcaataatattttacataccaaTATTGAATAATGGACGATCGGTCAAAGTACATGTTCTAGTAGGTCGAGCACTGCTGAaaggtgatttttttatatttgaatttgatgTGAGTGGAGTAACTGACCTTCTGGTTCTGCTACTTGTTGATGGTACCTTTTTTGAATCCACATTTTTTtgctaaaaattttaatattgttagatGTTGGAATGATGTATGCAATTTTTCTTactggtataaataatataataataaaaactacggagatgatattataaaaaatatgttcttcataaatgtattgaaattttaaaactttaagctagtatagaaataaatattgatagtaatatcattgtttttttttgaaaaaatatttatttacaaaaaaaaaagatcataattggatgaaattttaataatacgctaaataaagtaaataaaatatatactacgtCTCAAAAGAGAAAAACCACTTTTTGCTCATCGTAATTGAGAACCACGTGATTAAGTCTAAAACACTGGACTAACACCAAGTCGTTTGTGGTAAATGCGCAGCACTGACAAAAATTGGTTGGCCAACTGATAATTCTCTTTTGAGACAGAGTATActcattgtttaaaatattataccatacattattaaactctaggtaattattttcaataggtactttaatcatctcaaacatttaatataatatgtatatactattttataggaataaaaaaaaaaaaatgcattggcAAACTGTTTAATGGACAATCTATCAAGAATATGGATTGTcttgtaaattatgtaatatgcatcagcataataatatttataaatgtatttaattatgataatttgtttttacaaaaataaacattttatagtatttttttttttatgaatatccaTTGTAAACAtgattaatcataaattataataaaatatttgtaaattgtattaaaaaagtattatttaatagcaGAATAGTTCATATAGTATTTTGAATGAATGCTGcatttgaattttattgatttatattatttaatagggtGTACACAATTTCAAAAGCATAacgatattgtaaaattatataaaaaattattttcattaaattatttaataaaaaataattaaatgaacaaataatattttacaaattttgacatcaatattatcattgttcaaAATGAgtgaagttataaatattatcaatgtatgatacaaaatgtttagattatataattctaaacaactaatatttacaaaaacctaatatttaatatattaattaaaatatattataaacaactattaaattgtaatttaaaaataataatcttattaaaactctttaatatttaaaacaaaatctaaaaatgttagttaacgaaaattattttataataaccattTTCTATCCAATCTTTTTACAACTATTATACATACTTCTGGAGGACTACTTTTTGAAGAATCCGCATCATTATCTACTTCAGGTCCTGGTTCTGGATCCTTAGTTTTATAAGCAATACGCATTACATCTATCCATTCATCATAACGTGAATTCCATCCTTTATAATGTACGTAATATTTCATTACTCCTTCAATATCACACACATTAATAacctaaaaatgtatagtatttatgtaatttgattatttaaataataataaataataatttaaataatacaaatcttaacatattacatatcaAAGTATTTAGGTTATGCAGGGCAGCTGGCCCATTGTCCTGTAAGATAGAAGAATCTTGTACTAAGGGGACACGGGACTTTTCATTAATAAACTCCATCAGGCCATAATTAAGAGAAAACACATCTTAATTCTTTATTATCCTCAACTGTAAtttctgattttaataatagtatactataaatCGATAAtccttgataatatattaaattgttggtataatgtatttacagtctgaattatgaattattatttatgatgaaaatattaataacaggtgctgttttaaatttaaatcttgaaaaagatattattattatagaactaatttataaataagagCTATggatatacatttaataatttattactttctaCAGGCCACAACGTACAGATCACAACTGTGTTtgacaaaatatactaatattgctCCTCTGAATTTTCCTAAATTTTGGAAATTCTATAACTATAGGTCAGTTGGCTTTTACAGGCCCAGTCCTACCCCGAGATTATGGGATGATAAttaaactcaaatttaacataatacaaaaaaaattatttaagattaaaGCTGATGAGAGTGTGACAAACATGATAAAGTTGATACAAAGAGATAAGTCTTGAGATAActaaaatacagaaaattaatatttgaataagatACAAATCGTAAAATTAACTATTGTTCttgttataattgtttataacaagaacaatattaatacaaaaataaactatataactattttgtaaaagggattttaaacattttaaaaaagcactaatttatttattttattattttatttattcataatattaataagttacctaaatataagttaataacttaTGATCAATAAGTAATTAGTTTGTTTACCTACATAGAttgtttataatgattaaaaataatatttatttctttggcttaattgtaatttagtgtattacacaatataatttaagtcagataaattcaaattaaattaaaagaacaaaaaatataactttttttgtatttaaataacttacttTTGCATCATAAGTTGTTGCTTGTTTATCTCCATAATATACTACTAAATTATCTCCAACAACCACTGGTGAGTCTTTATCAAAtggtacattttcaatattactaaattaacaaaatatgaaataatatgaaatacatagaactgatttatattatattatagtttataaacatACACAGGTGTAGGAGTTATATCATTTGAAGACGCTTTCTCCTCTTTATCATCCTTTTTCTTTCTTACAGTTTTCTTCTTTTCAGATCCTTCctcctttttaattttaattagattttctACGAGAACTCCAGACTGTGTAAGTTGGACAATAGAAGAACTGTCAGCCAGATCACTTAATACTGATACTCTCCTTGATTTAGTAGGTAAATCTTCTTTGGTTTTTGATCGTGtaagctaaaataataaaaaaaatatattaattttttagaacatattttattaataataaatagatatgttaagattttattttcaaaaccaaACTACATTTATCAACTATACCAAAAATATCTagcaactattaaaattaaattatatatttaattataaaatgcaatagAGTACATCATTAATCTTCTTtcataaatttaagttaattgtaattgcaattttagaaaaataccaagtgttgttattttttcttttgtgtaattcaataaataaataaaataagtacattcAACGTAAGTCCATAGatcaatatagaagcgaaactcgatcagctgattggggttTTGTTTCCCTATGAACCACCGAAAAACATGGAAATGTTTCCGCGCACCAACATGATATTAGACCAAAGGTCTCCCGTATTATGTAAACGTTTCTCGTAACATAGGCAGGATACGCTACGCGGAGTTGGCTTTTTTACCATTCCCTAATTCACGTTTGCCACACCCCCCTGGAaaccgtgttcaaggccacaatcggCAGATTtggccaattcacggagtttcatacccctggtaAGTCTAATAAGTCATCACTGTTAAAacccaaatttaaaatgatgaaaatgataaaatatattatttttactgcataGACAAATACAGATTTAAACTgattaaattaagtaataaaaagcataatattgtatattaaacaaattttacttttggtACTTCTTCATCGGGTTTTCCTTTATTTGAAGCATCTTGCTGGGTATTAGAAGCTCCTCTTTTAGACTTTTTGAATGGAGTATTTTCTttaacaaatgttttaatttgttctTTGATAGCTCTCATTTTTCTCATACCTGGTAAACCCGTATTTGCAGATTTTACTTTAacaactttttcttttttagtagTTTTTCGCACTgattttccaaataaatttcttgtatatttttttttctctccttTTTTCtcttcaataatttgattatcaTCAACTGTATCAGAATCTATCTCTTTTTTTatctctttttttaaaatttctttcatttcttttttagttttagaatTTCTAACCGGATCTTTTGTTTCTGTTATTTCAGGATCCcatttcactgattgtttattaCGTGGTGTACTATTAGcaatatcttctttttttttatcaccttTCTTTGAAGCTTCTTCATTATtctttaaaagtttttcttcAGCTTTAATAGCTTTGgctgttttttttgttacagaagaatccttattttttttatcattcaattcattttttgcacatttatttttatcagccACAGATGAGGTGCTAGGCAACGCCTTATCAACATCCCTAATAATGCTGCGACTAAATCTGCTGCGCGATCTAACTCCTCTTGGATGACTCAACATAGTACATCCGAGCTTTCGATAAAAATCCTCAAAACTATGTAAATATCTGTAATGTAACACAAGAAAATTGtatgttaatattgtatattatattacacttttatttaagataaaattataaaaaaaaaatttcttaaaataagttgctcaatttaagaaaattaattttaattttcatgtattatttttttctttatgatGCAAAATGAACTAATTTAATACAACATGTGCCtcacacaatttattttgactgTTTGATGTTGAAACAGCATAAGTTTATACTATGAGAcaaaataaaatcgaattttgtctcttaatgtaattttgaattaatgtaacttagttatttaaactaataaagtaacatttaaaaagtgggttattgtataatggattgtattaaacttgaattcaatgttataatatcattgtataagaagaacgattctgagcgaagacggtttgttagtctggatattttaaactgctattattcattatatcatgtaagttgaatcaatattataatataattattttttatttgtttctatggtgatacacaaagcattagaaattaaaatcccatttttagcagtTTTTCACAATTtctcggtggtttttcccgtggcattaaataattattgataaaattgaaatatgaccTCTCCATATTGATCCTACCATCTTGATCttatttgctaaaagataatgtactatatgttgaaatcgaagcactccttctggtagaaattttggaaacaagatatataaaaataataataataaacaccattgtaaaccactagcttcatcgctccgctcacaATCTAAGACTGGaagataattgatataatatgaaaaagaaaattaaatttgtaatatggtttacttttctatttaatttttagaactgAATGTTTCAAATACTAAAccataaaaattttcaaatttaagatCGCAA from the Acyrthosiphon pisum isolate AL4f chromosome X, pea_aphid_22Mar2018_4r6ur, whole genome shotgun sequence genome contains:
- the LOC100167122 gene encoding uncharacterized protein LOC100167122 — encoded protein: MLSHPRGVRSRSRFSRSIIRDVDKALPSTSSVADKNKCAKNELNDKKNKDSSVTKKTAKAIKAEEKLLKNNEEASKKGDKKKEDIANSTPRNKQSVKWDPEITETKDPVRNSKTKKEMKEILKKEIKKEIDSDTVDDNQIIEEKKGEKKKYTRNLFGKSVRKTTKKEKVVKVKSANTGLPGMRKMRAIKEQIKTFVKENTPFKKSKRGASNTQQDASNKGKPDEEVPKLTRSKTKEDLPTKSRRVSVLSDLADSSSIVQLTQSGVLVENLIKIKKEEGSEKKKTVRKKKDDKEEKASSNDITPTPVNIENVPFDKDSPVVVGDNLVVYYGDKQATTYDAKVINVCDIEGVMKYYVHYKGWNSRYDEWIDVMRIAYKTKDPEPGPEVDNDADSSKSSPPEQKNVDSKKVPSTSSRTRRSVTPLTSNSNIKKSPFSSARPTRTCTLTDRPLFNIDNSDSDGEYTVSVGSSKQYNKKKVIKSEPGVVIKTEPLDTDNQKKTLYPKTYPSKEVLMQRSAPRKSKACVIKVHANKSEEVEVSEKVTLKPPFDFNFVMPPPSDSIKPNADDEIVETHSESKIDNTMQIEPKVAPNHYLSPKEKSERNDLEHITESTKCGNGEVRIKSEPLPIPTKSEISSIIYYSSSSEDEEQNQLKKVTDVISSSLDDKSDESKISGTDFDLNKIRSEMKGLMPTSTNSNNDIIQNTEPFILDQQIEIEVPKINEPVTDVYEFKESESCNFDTISSVTEDKFCRSIRHDSPKLLNLEKSDELPRVIDSPALEEVVEQNGSMIPFVPNSNSIYSFDNNVEMKVNENLNIINEIENPIMRNQSDNESNESQNLMISDVTVDTPSTKEIEQHFQDESVSDLKDEVLDLCMKPPESPPTNIFSMPEQNELNGMVIEEDDDDEDDDESKLVIAENDKIETDYQMDSDLVVISEEHNSSNGQIDENIDTHSLPPLPPSVHTNIELECKSSSQVKRDISIPKDTDDESTTSCNESIQNALIQSFQMYSHFENHSSQNRLYMDNIDENTKSGFEFDSNSRSPTDEDREIIETGTKLSINVPSINDKPKICDFEVENVKVKIEKEKTMVLPELQCREEIVDEDTLNNALVIEYNRKAAEYDIHKPSTSKGFFDSINQPGTSKDSFYETDTSSDTKNSFFEASQTVKNVIFDTNVPGKSSLFDPNIPSCSSKDFYDQNIPSTSKSSFYENSLPSTSKSFYNPESDVNSVLFCEETIPGSPTGTSEEQYDQEERKKALQALYEEREAASAMYAMNQSFRRPMITLMGATEEEMEEYTNILQKDGALLDQRHLQFLAEISSRNLGININEPSVTESLEREPETIVEKIVKPPEKLQSKRRISSHEQPSKRCKLSTTTAPTPSVSHVEKSDEEKIPIPLKDGKPLVVYTPDMDSAQRQAVIIAKMNDLRKEYSTVKGRLTVIDRRKKKIKKRKREQAKAASLNQNKHSQIASGASTSK